A single region of the Pelecanus crispus isolate bPelCri1 chromosome 10, bPelCri1.pri, whole genome shotgun sequence genome encodes:
- the VWA2 gene encoding von Willebrand factor A domain-containing protein 2 isoform X2 — MSLLLFESICVFLLPQVLLVMGIQEIHADQEVISKISAAGQLMQCSASLDVLFLLDGSYSIGKGSFERSKLFAGQLCDALDIHPDRVRVGMIQFSSTPHLEFPLDSYLTKREVKERIKGIVFRGGSTETGRALKYILRKGFPGGRNSSVPEVVIIISDGKSQGSTAMPAMQMRERHVTVFAVGIKFPRWEELHVLASEPTEQHVLFAGNADDAANGLYSTLTGSVCSATAPGCKVESHPCERRTLETVKELAGNYVCWKGSKQPNAVRPSLCPFYRWKRVSIKHPSRCFRTVCPDPCDSQPCQNGGTCVPEGLDKYHCLCPVGYGGDMHCAPKLSLECSVDLLFLMDSSAGVTLEEFLRYKAFIKRFLQAVMGRDSPINVGVAQYNNDVRIPIEVGQHKDAFSLMKSIDALNFSGGGTLTGRALQYIAQHGFRSTPVFADVQDDLPRVVVLLTDSKSQDPVAEAAKYVRDRGLFLIGIGSSFMRAELTKVTGNTKQTIVYSDPQDLFNRIPELQRRICSVDNPEGCQVQSLDLVFAVDASAGVGMEKFLRLRDFVRSSFLHFSINRDVTQIALVVYGSKAHTVFALDTHTSNSALLQAIDQVAIDQVPFLGDSASAGSALLHIYGDVMTVQKGARPGISKAVVVLTNGGGMEDAAAPAQQLRDNGVLVFVVIIGDAQRDTLLRVAGSPNYLVHISSYEDLQHYQDLIIERICEEAKSPVNLCKPNPCMNQGVCILGSGSYRCECHGWEGPHCESRVLRGDSPRSLVLPPHSHVEQSSGGLQPFSRAPRHTRRHLDQRH; from the exons AtgagtttgttgttgtttgagTCCATCTGTGTTTTCCTACTTCCCCAAG TTTTGCTGGTGATGGGTATACAAGAAATTCATGCTGACCAGGAGGTGATCAGCAAGATCTCAGCTGCTGGCCAGT TGATGCAGTGCTCAGCTTCGTTAGATGTCCTTTTCCTCTTGGACGGCTCCTACAGCATTGGCAAAGGAAGCTTTGAAAGGTCTAAGCTCTTCGCAGGCCAGCTCTGTGATGCCTTGGACATCCATCCAGACAGG gTCCGTGTGGGAATGATACAGTTTAGCTCAACTCCCCACCTTGAATTCCCACTGGATTCTTATCTGACCAAACGAGAAGTGAAAGAGAGAATCAAGGGGATTGTGTTCAG AGGTGGGAGCACAGAGACAGGTCGGGCTCTGAAGTACATTCTCCGCAAGGGATTCCCTGGTGGCAGAAACTCGAGTGTCCCTGAAGTCGTGATCATCATTTCGGATGGAAAGTCTCAGGGCAGCACTGCAATGCCTGCAATGCAGATGAGAGAGAGACATGTCACGGTTTTTGCAGTAGGAATCAAGTTTCCAAG GTGGGAGGAGCTGCATGTGCTGGCTAGTGAGCCCACCGAGCAGCACGTGCTCTTTGCTGGAAATGCCGACGATGCTGCTAACGGCCTGTACAGCACCCTCACCGGCTCCGTCTGCAGCGCCACTGCTCCAG GCTGCAAAGTTGAATCCCACCCTTGTGAACGCAGGACCCTGGAGACTGTGAAAGAGCTGGCTGGAAACTATGTGTGTTGGAAAGGCTCAAAGCAGCCAAATGCAGTGCGACCATCGCTGTGCCCTTTCTACAG ATGGAAGAGAGTCTCGATAAAACACCCATCCAGATGCTTCCGAACTGTATGTCCAG ACCCTTGTGACTCCCAGCCATGCCAGAACGGGGGCACATGTGTCCCAGAGGGACTGGACAAATACCACTGCCTCTGCCCGGTGGGGTACGGAGGAGACATGCACTGCG CACCAAAGCTGAGCCTCGAGTGCAGCGTGGATCTCCTTTTCCTGATGGACAGCTCGGCGGGGGTCACTCTGGAGGAGTTCCTGCGCTACAAGGCGTTCATCAAGAGGTTCCTCCAAGCAGTGATGGGCCGGGACTCACCAATAAATGTGGGGGTGGCCCAGTACAATAATGATGTCAGGATACCCATTGAAGTGGGCCAACACAAGGATGCATTTAGCCTCATGAAGAGCATTGACGCTTTGAATTTCAGTGGAGGAGGAACCctgacaggcagagccctgcagtACATTGCACAGCACGGTTTTAGGAGCACCCCAGTCTTTGCAGATGTGCAGGATGACCTCCCACGCGTGGTTGTCTTGCTCACTGACTCCAAGTCTCAGGATCCAGTGGCAGAAGCCGCTAAGTACGTGAGGGACCGAGGTCTCTTCTTGATTGGCATAGGCAGCAGCTTCATGAGAGCAGAGCTGACCAAGGTGACTGGCAATACAAAGCAGACAATTGTCTACTCGGACCCCCAGGACCTGTTCAACAGGAtcccagagctgcagagaagaaTCTGCAGTGTGGACAATCCTGAAG GCTGCCAGGTGCAGTCTCTTGATTTGGTGTTTGCGGTGGATGCCTCGGCTGGAGTTGGCATGGAGAAATTTCTGCGGCTGAGGGACTTTGTCAGGAGCAGCTTTTTGCATTTCAGCATCAACCGGGATGTCACCCAAATTGCCCTTGTGGTCTATGGCAGCAAAGCTCACACTGTGTTCGCTTTGGACACCCACACAAGCAATTCAGCTCTCCTCCAAGCCATCGACCAGGTGGCCATTGACCAGGTGCCTTTCCTTGGGGACTCAGCCTCTGCTGGCAGTGCCTTGCTGCATATTTATGGTGACGTGATGACAGTGCAGAAAGGAGCAAGACCTGGCATCAGCAAGGCAGTGGTGGTGCTTACAAACGGAGGTGGCATGGAGGatgcagctgccccagctcagcagctgagGGACAATGGCGTCTTGGTGTTTGTGGTTATCATTGGGGACGCACAGAGGGACACGCTGCTGAGGGTTGCTGGGTCTCCCAACTACCTGGTCCACATCTCTTCCTATGAAGACCTGCAGCATTACCAAGACCTTATCATTGAAAGAATCTGTGAAG AAGCAAAAAGCCCCGTGAACCTGTGCAAACCCAATCCGTGCATGAACCAGGGCGTGTGCATCCTTGGGTCTGGGAGCTACCGGTGCGAATGCCATGGCTGGGAAGGACCCCACTGTGAGAGCA GAGTTCTCCGGGGCGATTCTCCGAGATCCCTGGTCCTTCCTCCGCACTCCCATGTGGAGCAGAGTTCAGGTGGTTTGCAGCCCTTCTCCAGAGCCCCCCGGCACACCAGAAGGCACTTGGATCAGAGGCACTGA
- the VWA2 gene encoding von Willebrand factor A domain-containing protein 2 isoform X1: MSLLLFESICVFLLPQVLLVMGIQEIHADQEVISKISAAGQLMQCSASLDVLFLLDGSYSIGKGSFERSKLFAGQLCDALDIHPDRVRVGMIQFSSTPHLEFPLDSYLTKREVKERIKGIVFRGGSTETGRALKYILRKGFPGGRNSSVPEVVIIISDGKSQGSTAMPAMQMRERHVTVFAVGIKFPRWEELHVLASEPTEQHVLFAGNADDAANGLYSTLTGSVCSATAPGCKVESHPCERRTLETVKELAGNYVCWKGSKQPNAVRPSLCPFYRWKRVSIKHPSRCFRTVCPDPCDSQPCQNGGTCVPEGLDKYHCLCPVGYGGDMHCAPKLSLECSVDLLFLMDSSAGVTLEEFLRYKAFIKRFLQAVMGRDSPINVGVAQYNNDVRIPIEVGQHKDAFSLMKSIDALNFSGGGTLTGRALQYIAQHGFRSTPVFADVQDDLPRVVVLLTDSKSQDPVAEAAKYVRDRGLFLIGIGSSFMRAELTKVTGNTKQTIVYSDPQDLFNRIPELQRRICSVDNPEGCQVQSLDLVFAVDASAGVGMEKFLRLRDFVRSSFLHFSINRDVTQIALVVYGSKAHTVFALDTHTSNSALLQAIDQVAIDQVPFLGDSASAGSALLHIYGDVMTVQKGARPGISKAVVVLTNGGGMEDAAAPAQQLRDNGVLVFVVIIGDAQRDTLLRVAGSPNYLVHISSYEDLQHYQDLIIERICEEAKSPVNLCKPNPCMNQGVCILGSGSYRCECHGWEGPHCESSKGVLRGDSPRSLVLPPHSHVEQSSGGLQPFSRAPRHTRRHLDQRH, translated from the exons AtgagtttgttgttgtttgagTCCATCTGTGTTTTCCTACTTCCCCAAG TTTTGCTGGTGATGGGTATACAAGAAATTCATGCTGACCAGGAGGTGATCAGCAAGATCTCAGCTGCTGGCCAGT TGATGCAGTGCTCAGCTTCGTTAGATGTCCTTTTCCTCTTGGACGGCTCCTACAGCATTGGCAAAGGAAGCTTTGAAAGGTCTAAGCTCTTCGCAGGCCAGCTCTGTGATGCCTTGGACATCCATCCAGACAGG gTCCGTGTGGGAATGATACAGTTTAGCTCAACTCCCCACCTTGAATTCCCACTGGATTCTTATCTGACCAAACGAGAAGTGAAAGAGAGAATCAAGGGGATTGTGTTCAG AGGTGGGAGCACAGAGACAGGTCGGGCTCTGAAGTACATTCTCCGCAAGGGATTCCCTGGTGGCAGAAACTCGAGTGTCCCTGAAGTCGTGATCATCATTTCGGATGGAAAGTCTCAGGGCAGCACTGCAATGCCTGCAATGCAGATGAGAGAGAGACATGTCACGGTTTTTGCAGTAGGAATCAAGTTTCCAAG GTGGGAGGAGCTGCATGTGCTGGCTAGTGAGCCCACCGAGCAGCACGTGCTCTTTGCTGGAAATGCCGACGATGCTGCTAACGGCCTGTACAGCACCCTCACCGGCTCCGTCTGCAGCGCCACTGCTCCAG GCTGCAAAGTTGAATCCCACCCTTGTGAACGCAGGACCCTGGAGACTGTGAAAGAGCTGGCTGGAAACTATGTGTGTTGGAAAGGCTCAAAGCAGCCAAATGCAGTGCGACCATCGCTGTGCCCTTTCTACAG ATGGAAGAGAGTCTCGATAAAACACCCATCCAGATGCTTCCGAACTGTATGTCCAG ACCCTTGTGACTCCCAGCCATGCCAGAACGGGGGCACATGTGTCCCAGAGGGACTGGACAAATACCACTGCCTCTGCCCGGTGGGGTACGGAGGAGACATGCACTGCG CACCAAAGCTGAGCCTCGAGTGCAGCGTGGATCTCCTTTTCCTGATGGACAGCTCGGCGGGGGTCACTCTGGAGGAGTTCCTGCGCTACAAGGCGTTCATCAAGAGGTTCCTCCAAGCAGTGATGGGCCGGGACTCACCAATAAATGTGGGGGTGGCCCAGTACAATAATGATGTCAGGATACCCATTGAAGTGGGCCAACACAAGGATGCATTTAGCCTCATGAAGAGCATTGACGCTTTGAATTTCAGTGGAGGAGGAACCctgacaggcagagccctgcagtACATTGCACAGCACGGTTTTAGGAGCACCCCAGTCTTTGCAGATGTGCAGGATGACCTCCCACGCGTGGTTGTCTTGCTCACTGACTCCAAGTCTCAGGATCCAGTGGCAGAAGCCGCTAAGTACGTGAGGGACCGAGGTCTCTTCTTGATTGGCATAGGCAGCAGCTTCATGAGAGCAGAGCTGACCAAGGTGACTGGCAATACAAAGCAGACAATTGTCTACTCGGACCCCCAGGACCTGTTCAACAGGAtcccagagctgcagagaagaaTCTGCAGTGTGGACAATCCTGAAG GCTGCCAGGTGCAGTCTCTTGATTTGGTGTTTGCGGTGGATGCCTCGGCTGGAGTTGGCATGGAGAAATTTCTGCGGCTGAGGGACTTTGTCAGGAGCAGCTTTTTGCATTTCAGCATCAACCGGGATGTCACCCAAATTGCCCTTGTGGTCTATGGCAGCAAAGCTCACACTGTGTTCGCTTTGGACACCCACACAAGCAATTCAGCTCTCCTCCAAGCCATCGACCAGGTGGCCATTGACCAGGTGCCTTTCCTTGGGGACTCAGCCTCTGCTGGCAGTGCCTTGCTGCATATTTATGGTGACGTGATGACAGTGCAGAAAGGAGCAAGACCTGGCATCAGCAAGGCAGTGGTGGTGCTTACAAACGGAGGTGGCATGGAGGatgcagctgccccagctcagcagctgagGGACAATGGCGTCTTGGTGTTTGTGGTTATCATTGGGGACGCACAGAGGGACACGCTGCTGAGGGTTGCTGGGTCTCCCAACTACCTGGTCCACATCTCTTCCTATGAAGACCTGCAGCATTACCAAGACCTTATCATTGAAAGAATCTGTGAAG AAGCAAAAAGCCCCGTGAACCTGTGCAAACCCAATCCGTGCATGAACCAGGGCGTGTGCATCCTTGGGTCTGGGAGCTACCGGTGCGAATGCCATGGCTGGGAAGGACCCCACTGTGAGAGCAGTAA AGGAGTTCTCCGGGGCGATTCTCCGAGATCCCTGGTCCTTCCTCCGCACTCCCATGTGGAGCAGAGTTCAGGTGGTTTGCAGCCCTTCTCCAGAGCCCCCCGGCACACCAGAAGGCACTTGGATCAGAGGCACTGA